Within the Nicotiana tabacum cultivar K326 chromosome 11, ASM71507v2, whole genome shotgun sequence genome, the region tcgGGAAAAGATCTTACAAACCTGGCATGGCAAATGGCgagcaattaccaaacaattggaatgtatcactactcaaacgatattactgctaaggtacgatctTCTCCATTTCATTTACATATTATGTTAACCAATTGTAGGTGTTCGATTGAAGGCATCGAGGGATTCTTCAACACAAAGTCCTTAGGtctaaaagcacgcgttgcactctttttcccttagacagatttttgtcccaaatgggttttttcgacgaagtttttaacaaggcaaccattgttcgtgctaacttaaagcaattcaatagtatccgaggcttctttacaatcaacctcgaatacttggGGCATCATCCTCGAATGTTATAAGGAAAGTACTTCGTGtcaacagggtctcgataggcaAATTTTGTAAAGGCCAAACGGTTCTCGTGAACAAAGTGAGTCCTGAAATTAGGGTTTTCATACAACGCAGCGCCGCCGCTCTCACTTATAGCttctgaagaagaaagatggctcacTCTAACATCTGGAATGCTCACCCTAAGAACTATGACCCTGGGTCTCGTACCTGCCGTGTCTGTGGGAATCCTCATGCAATTATAAGGAAGTATGGACTCATGTGCTGCAGACAGTGCTTCCACAGCAATGCTAGGGAAATTGGCTTCATCAAGTACCGTTAAATCTTCAATATGAGCTTCTACGAGGACCTCTCTCTGAGTGTGGTGCTGGTGGATATCTGGAATTAGAGTTTTTTAATTTTCATCTCCCTTCAGCTAAATGATGTAATGGGATAATTTTGATTTTATGTTAGCTTCTGAAATTGAACCGTTGTTGGTGGATAAAAAAAAGGCCAAACAGTCGAACGAATCATGCCCATGTAGATTATTCGAGCCCTAACATcaaacatgtatgcatgtataatcATCTGttaagagaagtatttttccttaccaAATATTTCATGCCTTAAAAAATTTTAATTTACAATTTCGTACTTATGATCTATTGTGGAAACTGGCTTAACGGCTGATCACAACTAAAGTTCGAACAACTAACCCcgcactcggggactgccgtccaaaaaATTTACATGCTCGAATTACTAAGACCTAAAaatcgtaagaccttaaaaaggcaacccTTGATTTTATAGGCTACAGCCGGCCCACTCAGGGACTgacacttcgaacaagttcggAGTGAGGGAAACCAGCCCAAGAGGCAAATCCCAAGCTAAAGGCTACAACCAAACTGATACGGTTCGGAGACGTCCAAATTCCGTCATAAGACAGGCCttcgaatattttcataaaatcagtttaaaaaaggctaccctcgatagTATCGAATTATTCGAACTCTAGAACCATTTTCTCTGGTTCATACTAAGGCATTACCAAACAAAGGGTTTCGATATCACCAGCCCTCGAAAACAATGGaatatgaatacatatttttctcatgctaagGCGTAAcaaatttatatgtgattaaatttTTAAGCCAAATGGGGTAGGAAGCCTTATGTATATTAAAACGACCGTTCTACAAAGGCCACATCAGCCTAATACAAAATACTAAGGGCAATCTTTTGCTTTGAGTTCGAGGGATCATCCTTACCCAATAAAAACCTAAGGTTTACCTTACTTCAAGTTTGAGCAAGTACTCATTCGACACTAGTTCTATTTCGATACAAAGTTGCCTAAACCTCGAACCTATGGATGCAACCTCGTAAGCCATCAATGAAACAAAAAGTAAAGACAAAACAAGGGGAAAAAATGACAAATTCAGAAAGGAAAGGAAAATTTTTATATCAAAGTTTTTCTTACAAGGGCCACATGGCTCGACCAAACACTCTTTATAAAGGCCAAAACAGTCTTAAAAGGAAACACAACTAATCCTAAAGGCCTAGTCTTCTTCCGGAGCAGCTTCTTCGCCCAATGAGTCATCTCCATCGGATCCGCCCTCATCCTCGGAATCCTCATCGGGAAAGGCTAACTTTCGAGGCTTTTCTTCCTCAGCCTTGACGATCTCGAGTTCAATAAAATATGTCGACACTTTGAGCAAGGATCCCCTCGAGAACCTCCCTTCGATCCTGTCACTTCGAATGATCAACCATCCCCCTGGCCTGCTCGAGGGTGTATTCGCTATCAACTCTGTATTGATCCATAGTAGCATGTGCCTTAATATTGGAAGCGGCCACTTCGGATCTGGCAACCTTGAGCTCCTTAGCCAGATTGGCTAAATTAGATTCGAGCTCCTCGACCTTCTTCGCCTAGACCGAGGCATTGTCCCTTGCATATCAAAGCTATGACTTGGCAGAATCCATCTCTAGTTGAACGGTCTCCTTTTGTGCAGCTAAATGTCCATACATCCTTTGAACCGATAAGCTTCAGCTTGCACTTCGTCTATTTGCCCTTGAAAGCCCTTGATCTGTTCGAGCCTCTGTCGAGCCTGTAGAATGGGATTGGTAGTCGTTATATCTGACTCGTCCTCACTATCATGAAGAATTCGGAATACCTGCTCGGCCATCTCTTCATGCGCGTTTCGAGCCTCCACCAGGTCCATCTGAAGCTTCTCATTGAGAATCTTATAAGTGTTTCACTTCTCAGTGAAACCTTAGACCTCAACTTTGCGTTCCTCTTGGAATCAAAAAAAGGCCTCGTGGTGCAACACCGAAGCCtacaaaaaaggaagaaataTTAGAGATATCCACAAGTCAAAGTCATGAAAAGACAATGGTCCTTGAACTTACCCGATTTAGAGgatgttgggcctcgttgaacAAGTATGCAACATCTACTGCATTCATTTTGGCTTGGTCCTCCTTAGTGACCAAGCATCGAAGGTAACTTGCCACCCCTATGGGGGCAGATAAAACTTGTGTATCTTCCAGGATCAAGATGATAAGAGGCCACCTTCGATCGGGGTCAATGCTGGGAGCCGGGAATTGGTTAGTCAGTGTATAGCTCGAGGAAGCCTCATTTGAGCTCTTCCTTAGTATGTCCAAATCACCCAAACCACTGATATCTTCCACATCAGCGAAATAGCCACGGAAAAAATCTTTCCCTCCATGGGCCCCCTCTCCCTGACAAGTCTCTACAGCCTGAGCATCACGTATCATTGAATTTGGAACTAGGGGGAATGAGGAGGAATCCTCGATCACTGTTGACCCAAGTGGGTTTGTGGAGGCATCATCTTTGTTCCGAGGAGCCTTGAGCTCGGTTTCTACCCCATATTTGACCGCTTCCTCGATGACCTTCCCATATCGAGCTGAGGCATCTTCGACTCTTGTTGGCTTGGGCTCATCAGACCGAGGCAAAGCAACTTCGGCTCCCTCTGTCTAGTGGTTCTTTGAACCTCGATGCCAGACCGCACACGAGGTACCAATCCGAAATTTTCTTCTTTATCCTTATCTTCGGTCTCATTCGATAGCTGGTAGATGGACTCTAGAGTTACGGGGATAACGTCCCTCTTAGGCTTACGGGGCCTCCTAGCTGGCTTTTTCTTCTCCAGACTTGAGAAACTTGGAGCCTCTTTCCTCTCCTTCTCTTTGCCCTGCTTCGGGGCAGACTGGGAAAGGAGTGCCTTTTCTTTAGCAGAGGGGGGCCTCATTGGCACGTCCTTCCCGAGACCTACAAtatagaaaagataagcaagtagAAATGATAAAGTCTGAATGGAAACCTTGCCAGGGAAAAAGATTGCCATGGTTTTGAGCCTCCCATCGCCCCCTTGACAACTCATTCCAAGGGCGCTTGGAATAAGTTTTTTGTGACACCAACCCCTCGACCCATTGCCTCAGGTTGGGGATCACTTCTGACATAACGACCTTGGCTGCAATACAAGAACTTAGATGAGGGGAAAATAAGATAGCTAAATGGTAATAATAGATACACAAAAGGACAAACAATGCTTACGTTTCTGTTCCATCTTTTAGGGAACGACATATCTTCGGCGGGGATTAGATTCAAAGTCTTTATTCGGAAAAacctgcccatccaacctcggtctCGAGCCTCGTCTATGCTTGAGAACATGAGTTTGGTGGCTTGACGACAAAGTTTAATCATGCTTCCTTGATAAAGACGAGGGCCATAGAGGTGCATGTGATTAAGGGTAAAAGGATGCCCCTCGATCTCACTGATAAAGAATCAGAGAAGGAGCACGATCCTTCAAAAAGATGGGTGGATTTGGCCCAGAGTGACATCGTACCTTTTGTAAAAGGCAACGATGATAGGGTCCAATGGACTTATTGTGAAGGGGTAGGTGTAGATAGTCAGATACCCCTCCTTGTAAGTAGTGATGGATTCTTTGGGGATAGGCACCACGACGTCCTTGCCTACCCAACTGCACTTATTTTTCACCTTCTCGAGGAGGCGTTCGGTAATCGTACACATATACCTCGACATGTGTTCACATCGACCTGGTGTCGAAGGTGTGTTCTCCACATTGAAATAAGCAGTAGTGGCACACTTCGTCGGAATGAAGTCTGCAAGAGAGAATTCCTTCGCAGCGGCGGCACCAACGGACTTTGATGAAGAGGCAGTTTCTTTTTGTGGTACAGTTTTTGACGTTTTCGCCATTttgggtttgagtttgaagaaagaaaaagaaaataagactTGGTATTTTGAGAGAGGGTTAACAACAAAACCTGAAGATTTTGCAGAacgaaaaaaattaaaagatgtaaaaagctttggagattagcagaaattgaaagtaaagtttgaatcaaTGAGAAAAAGGCCTATTTATGGGCTTCACGGCGAAAGTTCGAAATCACTGGTGGCCGACCATCAATTGACACGCATTAAATGCTTGGGAAACTGCACCGACGGGATGTTCCGGTCACATCTGCCGCTTACGTTACGGGAATGACGTCATGACAGGTCGAGGATCaaaggctcaattcgtttcttgtcattataCTCCAAAAAATGAAGGGACTGTCTGTATACAGTTAAAATTGGGCCCACCCGATTTTGCTAATTTACCGAAACCAGTGTGAAGGATCAAAGATCGATCCCGTAATAGATCAGATCGAGGCATGAGGACAAGGTACCGAGTTCGAGATTCGAGGTACCTGTCAAGATCGAGACCGATAGTGATTGAGACCAAATGAGAccgacatcgagcaagatcgaagataacaTAATAACATAAAGGCGAGATACCCGtgactggtcgaagatcatggcagaaatctcggaacggatcaaatctaagacggttaattagctaatcatgggatttccttctgtaattagaattataccataattagaattcctctactatataaagaggagttccAATAATTTGTAAGAGACCTACAttcacgcatatcaaagcaatataatactCTTTTGGCTTATATTATCTTGTTCATTAGTTTGCCTTATTTTTTTACTTGTTTTGGTATCAACCAGCTCGAGGGCATTCTAACTCGAGAGTCGAATTTCGTCTCAACACtagtttgctttactttattgttAATTTCTATCACTAATCTTCTTATTTATCggttggtattaggtgaaatcacgtgtTCTTAAAATCAtgttataagtttaattgttatccaattttaagggtaaactaATATATTTTGATCAAGAAAGGATTTGTAAACTACGTGAAGTGCGATGTAGAGAGAATATCTATGTtaacgagaaaaaagaaagaaagtcatGGTATAGAGGGAAATTACAGAGAAGCAAAGAGCAACTAAGAATATGGTTAAGTGGTAATTGGAGAAAATCATGAAAGATCATTGTTCGAATCCTAGTTGAGACGACATAAAAAAAATTACGTAATTTCTTCTCTTCTATAATTATGGTTCGTAGAGTTATCTTGTACGTGTGGGTTCGGGCTActaaaaataattagaagcaAAGGGCCATTTTCCATGGCAAGAAGATAGGAAACTCCCTTTGGTATTATTGCAAAAGATTGTATCAAGAACACATCTTATCACAAATCTTCTATTGAATCGTGTAGCCAACACAATATATATACTAATGAGTTGTATACATGAATACGAGATTAAGACATTAAACTAAAAAAGAGGCTACAATTTGGTGGCTAAGCACACTTGATTAAACAAAAGgatttaagtccaaaattatttaATATCAGTTGACAAATAAATAAGGACTGCTATCTTCATTTACATTTAATACCATTAAATACTTCAAGCCTACAATTAAATACACACATGAAATGTCCTACTACTCCCATTTCCTTTCCACCTTCCTCTCTCTTCCCTTAATTATATCTCCTCTTTTCCCCTTCTATCCCTTCTTATAAACTCACTACTTTTCATATCCAAAAACTCCATTAAAGTTTACTCAACAAAAAAAGTGAGAATATTTCAAAAAGGGAATTTTTAGCAACTATGTCCAAGAAAATGAAGATTTCTTCTATTTTCAAGAAAAGAGAAATAGGGGCAACTAATTGGCAATGGCCATCTTGTGCACATTCCAAGACTTTATCTTTTAGAGCAGATGACAACATTTTCAAGACTATTAATTCAGTCTTTTTTGACCCTTTAGATGGTATTGAAAACTCAGAATCTTGGTTCACAAATTCCTCATCAGAATCAGCTAGCATTTCCACAGAATCTAATGAAGAATACTTAAGAGGAGATCAACCATTGGAAATGATCATAAAAGGGGTTAGATCAGAAAGGCTATTTTTTGAGCCAGGTAATACAAGTTCAATATTTCAAGAATCAAAACCATGtaaaaatcaagaacaagaagatgaagaagaaaataaagaagatgaTTTACCATTTAAAGAGAGTATAATTTTGGCTATGGAATCAGAGGATCCATATTTGGATTTCAAGAAGTCAATGAAGGAAATGGTGGAAAGTCAAGGGATTAAAGATTGGAAAGATTTACAAGAGTTATTAGCATGGTATTTGAAGATGAATGGGAAAATAAATCATGGatttattttaagtgcttttgtGGATTTGCTTATTGAACTTGCTGCCCCTACTGATCCTACTACTTCTGATAATTCTATTACTTCTTATTCTtctgttgcttcttcttctttctcttgtCCTTCTTCTCCTTTGTCTTCTTTAGGTCATAAGGAGATTGAGGAGCAAGGAAATGGAGAAGTCCCCTAGGCTCCATTTGTTTTTGGCTTTAAGTCGTGGAAACAATTTCTTGCAGAATGTAGGGTAAGAATGTGTTCAATAGATTCTTGTGGTCCGGTCTTTTCCCAGATCCCGCGTATAACGAAAACTTAGTGTATCGAGTGACCTTTTCTACTCAATATCCGTAATCTGTTGGTCCAACTAATTCAGATTCACGCAGAATAAGTTTATTCTCTACGGAAAAGATTTTCATTCTCGAGATTGAAATTCGAgacattgtaaaaaaaaaaaggagagatcaaaatcattccaccacattaCTCGGTGTGGCAGTGTAATCTCATTTTGTGTATACCATGACTTAGgtctaaaggaaaaaaaaatagtattattattatatatgttaCAGATGCAAGGGTTAtcagtttttctcttttttaacgCCATCCTTCTTCGTGAAAATGaataaaaggaaacaaaaataTTCAAGAGCATACTTGAAAAGTCATAACTTTGGAATAAATGCAGTCACAATAggtgtttttttttcttcctgtTTTTTTGGCATTAAAAAGTGATTGACGTTGTTAGTGAACGTAAGAGTTTTGAGGTCACCTTCTTGTTTGAGAATAAGACAATCGCTCTTACCCTTTTCAATAGAAACGGAAAAAAGTTATGCACTCCTCAAAAAGGGTCATAATTGCATATTTACATGGCCAgtgacataataataataataataataataataaaaagaatcaATCTGTTTGAATAATTTGAGCTTTATTAGCTACTATATCGCATACGTAATTTCATAATTCGTAaggtttctttctttcttttgacatAAAAAAACTCGCCCTACTTTACATTAGAGTTAATTACATAAATTCTCATGTAATATGACTCAGTTTCGGATACACCccttatattttaaaatcaaatacttATACTCCTTATACTATATATGAAAATTCTACACGTACACCCTTTATGAGGTATATCCCTAACTAACTATATTAAAATACACGTAATTGTTAAATAATAGTTTAAATCCACAAATAAAAAGTTCTTATATatttaacaaaacaaaaatgGTTGAAAATCTTTATTCACGCTTTtggttaaaaaagaaaataattattttgtttAAAATGTATCTTTTGAAAATCTTTACTAATGAACACAAGTTActcaatattttgcataatattttttttttgtcatcTTATTAAgtaatttgttcatttcttatTGAGTTTCGAAAGGTACatgtttcaaaaaatatttattctcttttttaattaatcaaaggtgtgaataaatatttttagaatttatattctttttaaattttcataaaaataaacacGTAAAACTTTggatttataattttaatttatatttttataattatattttaataaaCTTAATTTCGAATATTACATCATAGGAGGTGTAAGTATAGAGTTTTCATGGTATAGGGAGTGTAAATATTTGATTTTATAATACAGGGGGTGCAACCAACAAACTAATAAGATGATGATGCTAAGACCCAGAATGGAGCTGAACTAGTAAGGTGGCCAAGAATAATGTGTTCGGCACCGAGGATTTGACCTAATGGTGAATGAAAATTATGAAAGATCATGATTTAAATTCTAACACAGACAAAAATATAAGGTGATTTATTCTTATCTGCCTAAGCCTTATGAGATAGATATTGTGTTTGCAGAAGATAACAAATAGCCAATTAAATAATTGAGATGTGTGTAAGCTGAATCAGGCTGCTTACCGTGGATAGGAGAAGCATCACGTGTTTCATTTAATTGCAGGACTTCGTGCCAAAATCTCTATGTGACTTTAAAAAACACCAATTAGAATTTAGAAGTAGTCATCACATGTTCATGTGGTAGCAGTTACAAGTTTCATGGACATGATCATGTGGTGTGAAAGAGAGTACTTGTGTTTGTAAAAAAAATCAGTTCAAAATAGTTTTCTTTTTAAGGGTTGATGAAGACATATAGAAAAGAGTAACAGCCTGGAATGACAAAATTATAGGACCATCTCAAACAGTGTCTGCCTAAACTCTACCCACCATCGTTTGGACCATTTATCTTATATATGCATGAATTTTACATGAGATCTATGAGCTGAAATTTGTATAGAAGACCATGGAgtaaaaatttgtatgaaaattgtgaAAATTCAAAAGCAACAAACTCAACAAAAACTATTTGAGATTTATGCATAATGGCATTGGTGCATAATAGTATATTAAGTTACTAAATGTTAAATTACAGAGTAAAAAGCATATTAGGTAAATTTTAGTAAAATACTTGAGAAGAAAATTAAAAGGAACATGATCCTAAAGGGCAAAAATGCTCAAGGCGTATAGGGCGACAAGACATTAACTCACGCATCATCACCAAGAGATGTGGTGGGATGGATGAGATTCCTCTATTCTTATCCAAAAAATTTCAAGTTCGAGCTTGAGAATGAAAAAACTTCGGGCAGAGAGCACTTCTCCCTTGTAAGCGCCAGTGCCAGAAATTTTCTCAAgagtattcaaacttgaaagaagtgaaaaaattcTTCGATAAAAGGGTGTTTAGTATATGTTATATACCGCTAAAACCTAA harbors:
- the LOC107795410 gene encoding transcription repressor OFP13-like; the protein is MSKKMKISSIFKKREIGATNWQWPSCAHSKTLSFRADDNIFKTINSVFFDPLDGIENSESWFTNSSSESASISTESNEEYLRGDQPLEMIIKGVRSERLFFEPGNTSSIFQESKPCKNQEQEDEEENKEDDLPFKESIILAMESEDPYLDFKKSMKEMVESQGIKDWKDLQELLAWYLKMNGKINHGFILSAFVDLLIELAAPTDPTTSDNSITSYSSVASSSFSCPSSPLSSLGHKEIEEQGNGEVP